In the Salvia miltiorrhiza cultivar Shanhuang (shh) chromosome 8, IMPLAD_Smil_shh, whole genome shotgun sequence genome, CGGTTTCTGTTAAGATACAATGAACAATCAATATGGAGAAGATCAAGTAAGTTGAGAAACATCGTTGTCATGTCATCCAACTAAACGAACTGCTTCTTAAACGTAATATTTTTACAGGATCGAGTGAATGTTGCTGGATTTGATGTCCCTAATTCACCAGAAGCAAGTTACAACAATGTCTACCCTGGAAGAGACGATGACGGGCGAGAACCACCCATGCTACCGCCCCACCTGCAGCACACCTTGTTAAATTATAAAAGGAATAGTGATCCCTGTGCATCATCCCTCCCATCGCCACAGAATGTCACTCTAAATCATCTCTACATTGAGAACAGAGAGCCTCCAAGATCGGTGGTCGCGCTCGGTGTTTCCCATCGCTTTCGTTCAAAATTTGTCACTGTTGTGCTCTATAAACCTGTTCCAAGGAGGTGAAAAAGGTGGCAGGTGATTTGCATGATGACTTCTCGTTCTTTTGCTCGTTCCTGTATCTGCGTTGATTATAGCGTGCTATTCCCGTAGAAGCTGCCTGCTATGCCCTGATTCCTCTCTTTTccgtatatatatacttatttaCCAAAGGACACATGCTGAACTTATGAATTCATTTGTCTAGTTGCTTGCTCAAGCTTCGCTGTATTTTTCTGGTTTATTTTTGCCTTACATAATATACATCGAGATCATATTTGTTGATAAGTTAAACTCGAAATGTTATTGTCATGTATTTGTGAATGATCAGGAATCTAATGTGATgcatctttttcttttatatattcaTTATCTGACTTTAAAAATACAACAAATCGTCAGACAGTGATCTGGACTTGTTCATTCCAGTTTCAATGACTCAGAGCCTAAGAATTCGAAAATTTGGGATACATATTGATCAATGGAGTAATTGATCATAGGGAAAATGAAATGCATTATAACTGTGTAAGTTGATGTTCTTCCTTGGATTATTGCATGAGATCAAACATAGTTGGGAGTTGCGTTGGGTGGGGTTCCGGCGGAGGCGATGCGGTTGCCACGCTCGGAGCGGCTGTTCTCGGCGAACTTGAGGCTTTTGTGGTGCATACCCTTCTGCACCTCCTCCTCGTTGTACTCAGAGGTGTAGTAATGCTCCTCTGAGGCCTTCTTGTTGGGAGGGAAAAACATACTCCCCCACTGCGGGAAATGCACCAACATCACCGGCAGCGTGCAGCATATTATCATTATCCCCATATACTCCAACCCCATCTCCGTCGTGTATTTCGACGTCGAGAAGAAGAGCAGCTGCGTCAGTCCCGACCCGAAGTTCCCTCCCGCCCCG is a window encoding:
- the LOC131000079 gene encoding SNF1-related protein kinase regulatory subunit beta-3-like isoform X1, with the translated sequence MNNQYGEDQDRVNVAGFDVPNSPEASYNNVYPGRDDDGREPPMLPPHLQHTLLNYKRNSDPCASSLPSPQNVTLNHLYIENREPPRSVVALGVSHRFRSKFVTVVLYKPVPRR